The Anas acuta chromosome 2, bAnaAcu1.1, whole genome shotgun sequence genomic interval CTTTAAAAAGGAAGGacaattgatttttttgggggggagctTAAGTGAACCTTTACTTTGGCAGCCGGTTGTGGAGCAGGTAAGTTTCCGGCCTTGTGTCTGACCGTCTCCGTGCATTTTTCTTGTGTCTCCCGATGTGTTTGTTGTCGGGGGAGAGGAGcggggggtgtgtgtgtgtgtgtgtgctggaagTGTGCGCGGGGGGGGCAGTTGTGTAACAAACGCGTTGGCAGAATAAACTCCCAATTGCAAGAAACGGGCAAAAAcgaggaagaaagaaggggagggagaaagaggaggagtgtgagtgtgtgtgtgtgtgtgtgtgtatatctgtgtgcgtgtgcatgtatgtgtgtgtgtgtgtgcggtggggaggggggggggattgACCGGGTCCGCTTAAAGGGGGAGGCTCCGGGAGGTTTTCTCTTCTcccggcggcggggagcggggctgagcgGCGCCGGGGCAGGGAAGCGGCCGGAGGGAGCCCCCGGCAGCGCCGATAAATGGGGCGGGGGGGCGAgggcaggcggcggcggcccggcGCTGGCGAGGAGCGACGGAGCGCGCTGCAATGGCAGGAGCGGGGCTCGGCGGGATCccgctgaggaggaggaggaggaggaggaggaggaagaaggaggaggaggaggaggaagagcagcggcagcggcggcgcTCCCCGGGGCGGGATGCGGCCAGCGCGGGTCGGTGGCTGCGCAGCCCCCGCAGGTGCGGCCCCGccggccccttcccctcccctgccgtcccttcccttcccctcccctccccgggcccggagcaggggcagcagcaggaggggggctCCCGGCCGGAGCGGGGCCGCCGGGCAGGGCCCCCCCGGTCCTTCCCCCAACTTGAACTTCACGCAGTTACCGGAGTTACGGCGGCGGCGCCGTCTGCgtcggggccgggctgggcagGACAGCCGGGTCCGGGGGGgctacctcctcctcctcctcttcctcctcctcctcctcctcctccggggCGCGAAGTACCTCAAAGCCTCCCAGCCGGGGCGGAGGAGGGGAGGTGTGGGGGGCTCAGCTCCGTGCCCCCGGCCCGGGGATGGAGCGGGTCCCGGCGCCCGGAGTTGCCAAAGCCGGGgctgggtgggctggggggctgcgggcggggaTGCAGCGGGCTGCCCGCCTTCCCGGCGGAGTTTCAGCCACTTGGTAGTTTCTCCGGCCGCGGCGAGGAGTTCGGGGGGTTATTTGGTGTGTGGTTGATTGCTCGGGTTTGGGGTTGGTTTCTTCccttgtggctttttttttttttttttttgaggggggggtCAGCTTTGCAAACGTCCCCGGCTGCCTCGCTCCTCCCCTGGAGAGCAGCCCGGTTTGCACcgaggagggaggagaaaggggtggtggtgtgtgCGTGGGGAGGAAGCCCCCAGATAAATCCCCTCCGGCCATCCCAAGTTGTACCCCCCCCTCGGTCCCCCGAGGCAGCCCGTGGCCGGGGGTCGCCGCCCAGCGGGGGCTGACTCGGCCGGCAGGGGGTCGCGCTGCCCCTCCAGGCGTGCCCAGCCAGCCTCCATGTGTCCTGCAGGCCTTTAAAGCTGTGTGTTTATTGTTGTGTCGTGTGTCGTCCCgtccttcccccccctcccaccccaccccaccccaccccaccctgacccccctccccacccctctgcCCAGGTTGGAGGAGGGTTTAAAAGGCAGGTGTGCCGGAGGCCGCTCGCCATGTCCAGATCCGGGGACAGGACCTCCACCTTCGACCCCAGCCACAGCGACAACCTGCTGCACGGCCTCAACCTGCTGTGGAGGAAGCAGCTCTTCTGCGACGTGACCCTGACGGCCCAGGGCCAGCAGTTCCACTGCCACAAGGCCGTGCTGGCCTCCTGCTCCCAGTATTTCCGATCCCTCTTCTCCAGCGGCGGCGGGACCGGCGGCCACCCCCacgccctggggctggggcccggCGCCCAGGACGGGCTCGGGGGGCCGCCGAAGGAGCCGCCGCCGCAGCCGCAGGAGGAGCCCGGCACCCCGTCGTCCTCCCCCGAGGACAAGCTGCTGGCCAGCCCGCGGGCCATCAACAacctggtgctgcagggctgctcgtCCATCGGGCTGCGGCTGGTGCTGGAGTACCTGTACACGGCCAACGTGACCCTGTCGCTGGACACGGTGGAGGAGGTGCTGTCGGTCAGCAAGATCCTGCACATCCCGCAGGTCACCAAGCTGTGCGTGCAGTTCCTCAACGACCAGATCTCGGTGCAGAACTACAAGCAGGTGTGCAAGATCGCCGCCCTGCACGGCCTGGAGGAGACCAAGAAGCTGGCCAACAAGTACCTGGTGGAGGACGTGCTGCTGCTCAACTTCGAGGAGATGCGCGCCCTGCTCGactcgctgcccccccccgtCGAGTCGGAGCTGGCGCTCTTCCAGATGTCCGTGCTGTGGCTGGAGCACGACCGGGAGACCCGCATGCAGTACGCCCCGGACCTGATGAAGCGCCTCCGCTTCGCCCTCATCCCCGCGCCGGAGCTGGTGGAGCGGGTCCAGTCGGTGGACTTCATGCGCACCGACCCCGTctgccagaagctgctgctggacgCCATGAACTACCACCTGATGCCCTTCAGGCAGCACTGCCGGCAGAGCCTGGCCAGCAGGTGAGGGGCGACACGAGGGGACGGGGGGGCTCCGCCGACACCCGCAGCACCCCTGGAGCCGGTGCCGGGGCGATGCGGGCCGGGCCTGCCGAGGGGCCGCAGggtggagggaggtgggggCCTGCTGTAACGAGCCCTCACAGGCTGAtttctctccccccacccctaaTTTTTAACCAGGAGTTGCATCTTCAGGGCGTTCTAAGCCACAACACCCACGTCCTAAATCCAGATCATCCTTGTTTTTATATACACCTATATAAATAACTGCGTTATCCGCGCACGCCCCCTTACTGCTGGTGTTCAGGTGATGTCCGCGTTGTGCAGGGAAACTTGTGACTTCATAGTCCGGATGGCCATGGCCTGTCAGTTGTTTTCACTTAATAAGGTGATGAATCATGATGTCAGAGATTGGCAATATGAGGTTGGTGCTGGGAACTGAAAGCACAGCATAGAGTTTAATGAATAGTAAATATACCCGAAAcgaaagaggattttttttttcctccgtttaaaatatgtttatacttcatttcattctgaaatggAAAGATAATACCATCTTCCAAGTACAGTGTCACGGTGGCGCAGAAATCAACGCACACTTTGAATGTGATATTCAGCCTTTTAACTAAGAGGTGGCTACTCTTAATGACTTAACagtagcaagaaaaaataacacattatctaaaatatttaacaatgtGCTCCCTTAGCATTAATGCAGAGGATTGTTTATATCTTCATGTAAGAGGTACCTCAATGATTTAACTTCAGAAATGCTCTGCCTTCTTTTATTATCTCTAGCTAGCTGGCTCTGTTAGTGTTTTGTCGTGCTTATCACCTTGCTCTCTAACCGATTCTCACTCCTAAACCccacaataaaaaacaaataccagCATTTCGCAAGGTGAAGTGTTGCTGAGGTGCCGCTGTTACAGCTGGCGTGTACCCTCTGCATTTCAATATTCAAAACCATCgactttaaaaatgcaaaacccGCCACCGACTTGTTAGTCAAGATTCTGCACGCCACCTGGGGCATGCCGGGGCTCCTGTCCTGGTGGATTGCTGAGATACCAGCCTGCTTGGTTCAGTGAAGATACCTTCCAGCTTCACTGGTCCATATCATTTGAAGGATATGTAGTGGTGTTCTGACCACTGAATGCTTACAAGTGTCATGGATGCTGCAAGAATCTGATACTCTGGTGCTGGAAGCTGGCTTTTCGTAAGCGGGAGCGCACACAAAAGGAGCGTACTTGAGACCTAGATTAGATTCAAAGTTGCGTTTACTTAATAGCTTATGGGGGAGTCCAAATATCACCATTATTTTTGTCATAGGTCTGCACGTATGTGCAGATAATAGTATTTCAGGAGACCCTTAACAGCGATAGATGGTAACACGCCATCACCTTTGCAACTTCAGCATGTGTTCAATGGCAGCGTTGTCACTGGCTTCTGGTGATTGAGTTCTTTGGTGTCGTTGAAATTGAAGGGAAAGCATGCAGATTTCTTTGTAAACAGGCATTAGAACTCACTTGAAATGTTAGAATGTTGGAGATGTTGAAATACTGTGATACAAAATATAATtggtatattttaatttaaggtCCTGGGAATTTGTAAAGGTCATGAAGGCCCATTTTGAATCGTAATCATTTTAAGATTTAGTCAGGCTGCCTAAAGGTACAAACGCCTTCTTA includes:
- the KLHL14 gene encoding kelch-like protein 14 isoform X6, yielding MRPARVGGCAAPAGAAPPAPSPPLPSLPFPSPPRARSRGSSRRGAPGRSGAAGQGPPGPSPNLNFTQLPELRRRRRLRRGRAGQDSRVRGGYLLLLLFLLLLLLLRGAKYLKASQPGRRRGGVGGSAPCPRPGDGAGPGARSCQSRGWVGWGAAGGDAAGCPPSRRSFSHLVVSPAAARSSGGYLVGGGFKRQVCRRPLAMSRSGDRTSTFDPSHSDNLLHGLNLLWRKQLFCDVTLTAQGQQFHCHKAVLASCSQYFRSLFSSGGGTGGHPHALGLGPGAQDGLGGPPKEPPPQPQEEPGTPSSSPEDKLLASPRAINNLVLQGCSSIGLRLVLEYLYTANVTLSLDTVEEVLSVSKILHIPQVTKLCVQFLNDQISVQNYKQVCKIAALHGLEETKKLANKYLVEDVLLLNFEEMRALLDSLPPPVESELALFQMSVLWLEHDRETRMQYAPDLMKRLRFALIPAPELVERVQSVDFMRTDPVCQKLLLDAMNYHLMPFRQHCRQSLASSQASAEVQVERCLNIQEEGGLEPR
- the KLHL14 gene encoding kelch-like protein 14 isoform X3 — its product is MRPARVGGCAAPAGAAPPAPSPPLPSLPFPSPPRARSRGSSRRGAPGRSGAAGQGPPGPSPNLNFTQLPELRRRRRLRRGRAGQDSRVRGGYLLLLLFLLLLLLLRGAKYLKASQPGRRRGGVGGSAPCPRPGDGAGPGARSCQSRGWVGWGAAGGDAAGCPPSRRSFSHLVVSPAAARSSGGYLVGGGFKRQVCRRPLAMSRSGDRTSTFDPSHSDNLLHGLNLLWRKQLFCDVTLTAQGQQFHCHKAVLASCSQYFRSLFSSGGGTGGHPHALGLGPGAQDGLGGPPKEPPPQPQEEPGTPSSSPEDKLLASPRAINNLVLQGCSSIGLRLVLEYLYTANVTLSLDTVEEVLSVSKILHIPQVTKLCVQFLNDQISVQNYKQVCKIAALHGLEETKKLANKYLVEDVLLLNFEEMRALLDSLPPPVESELALFQMSVLWLEHDRETRMQYAPDLMKRLRFALIPAPELVERVQSVDFMRTDPVCQKLLLDAMNYHLMPFRQHCRQSLASRIRSNKKMLLLVGGLPPGPDRLPSNLVQYYDDEKKTWKILTSIAVGPEVADHSPLIRVSEEFPPGEQGKPCRNHILLVRLCDEKKFL
- the KLHL14 gene encoding kelch-like protein 14 isoform X4, which translates into the protein MRPARVGGCAAPAGAAPPAPSPPLPSLPFPSPPRARSRGSSRRGAPGRSGAAGQGPPGPSPNLNFTQLPELRRRRRLRRGRAGQDSRVRGGYLLLLLFLLLLLLLRGAKYLKASQPGRRRGGVGGSAPCPRPGDGAGPGARSCQSRGWVGWGAAGGDAAGCPPSRRSFSHLVVSPAAARSSGGYLVGGGFKRQVCRRPLAMSRSGDRTSTFDPSHSDNLLHGLNLLWRKQLFCDVTLTAQGQQFHCHKAVLASCSQYFRSLFSSGGGTGGHPHALGLGPGAQDGLGGPPKEPPPQPQEEPGTPSSSPEDKLLASPRAINNLVLQGCSSIGLRLVLEYLYTANVTLSLDTVEEVLSVSKILHIPQVTKLCVQFLNDQISVQNYKQVCKIAALHGLEETKKLANKYLVEDVLLLNFEEMRALLDSLPPPVESELALFQMSVLWLEHDRETRMQYAPDLMKRLRFALIPAPELVERVQSVDFMRTDPVCQKLLLDAMNYHLMPFRQHCRQSLASRIRSNKKMLLLVGGLPPGPDRLPSNLVQYYDDEKKTWKILTMAFRDSESGKEAHRLRPGCSSRATEEEIRSPLITLH
- the KLHL14 gene encoding kelch-like protein 14 isoform X5, giving the protein MRPARVGGCAAPAGAAPPAPSPPLPSLPFPSPPRARSRGSSRRGAPGRSGAAGQGPPGPSPNLNFTQLPELRRRRRLRRGRAGQDSRVRGGYLLLLLFLLLLLLLRGAKYLKASQPGRRRGGVGGSAPCPRPGDGAGPGARSCQSRGWVGWGAAGGDAAGCPPSRRSFSHLVVSPAAARSSGGYLVGGGFKRQVCRRPLAMSRSGDRTSTFDPSHSDNLLHGLNLLWRKQLFCDVTLTAQGQQFHCHKAVLASCSQYFRSLFSSGGGTGGHPHALGLGPGAQDGLGGPPKEPPPQPQEEPGTPSSSPEDKLLASPRAINNLVLQGCSSIGLRLVLEYLYTANVTLSLDTVEEVLSVSKILHIPQVTKLCVQFLNDQISVQNYKQVCKIAALHGLEETKKLANKYLVEDVLLLNFEEMRALLDSLPPPVESELALFQMSVLWLEHDRETRMQYAPDLMKRLRFALIPAPELVERVQSVDFMRTDPVCQKLLLDAMNYHLMPFRQHCRQSLASRIRSNKKMLLLVGGLPPGPDRLPSNLVQYYDDEKKTWKILTIDADVKLLWRCLTKKAADTWRCCSLLYPCK
- the KLHL14 gene encoding kelch-like protein 14 isoform X1, producing MRPARVGGCAAPAGAAPPAPSPPLPSLPFPSPPRARSRGSSRRGAPGRSGAAGQGPPGPSPNLNFTQLPELRRRRRLRRGRAGQDSRVRGGYLLLLLFLLLLLLLRGAKYLKASQPGRRRGGVGGSAPCPRPGDGAGPGARSCQSRGWVGWGAAGGDAAGCPPSRRSFSHLVVSPAAARSSGGYLVGGGFKRQVCRRPLAMSRSGDRTSTFDPSHSDNLLHGLNLLWRKQLFCDVTLTAQGQQFHCHKAVLASCSQYFRSLFSSGGGTGGHPHALGLGPGAQDGLGGPPKEPPPQPQEEPGTPSSSPEDKLLASPRAINNLVLQGCSSIGLRLVLEYLYTANVTLSLDTVEEVLSVSKILHIPQVTKLCVQFLNDQISVQNYKQVCKIAALHGLEETKKLANKYLVEDVLLLNFEEMRALLDSLPPPVESELALFQMSVLWLEHDRETRMQYAPDLMKRLRFALIPAPELVERVQSVDFMRTDPVCQKLLLDAMNYHLMPFRQHCRQSLASRIRSNKKMLLLVGGLPPGPDRLPSNLVQYYDDEKKTWKILTIMPYNSAHHCVVEVENFLFVLGGEDQWNPNGKHSTNFVSRYDPRFNSWIQLPPMQERRASFYACRLDKNLYVIGGRNETGYLSSVECYNLETNEWRYVSSLPQPLAAHAGAVHNGKIYISGGVHNGEYVPWLYCYDPVMDVWARKQDMNTKRAIHTLAVMNDRLYAIGGNHLKGFSHLDVMLVECYDPKGDQWNILQTPILEGRSGPGCAVLDDSIYLVGGYSWSMGAYKSSTICYSPEKGTWTELEGDVAEPLAGPACSTVILPACVPYNK